The following proteins are co-located in the Onychomys torridus chromosome 6, mOncTor1.1, whole genome shotgun sequence genome:
- the LOC118586126 gene encoding fatty acid-binding protein, intestinal-like, which translates to MAFDGTWKVDRNENYDKFMEKMGINLVKRKLAAHDNLKLTIRQEGNKFTIKESCRFRNIDVVFELGVNFDYSLADGTELKGSMSLEENKLIGKFKRVDNGKELIDICEISGDELIQTYIYEGVEAKRIFKKE; encoded by the exons ATGGCATTTGACGGCACTTGGAAAGTAGACCGGAATGAGAACTATGATAAGTTCATGGAGAAAATGG GCATTAACTTGGTGAAAAGGAAGCTTGCAGCTCATGACAATTTGAAATTGACCATTAGGCAAGAAGGGAATAAATTCACGATTAAAGAATCATGCAGGTTTCGAAACATTGACGTTGTGTTTGAACTTGGTGTCAACTTTGACTATAGTCTAGCAGATGGAACTGAACTCAaa GGTTCCATGAGCCTTGAGGAAAATAAACTTATTGGAAAATTCAAACGTGTTGATAATGGGAAGGAGCTAATTGATATCTGTGAAATTTCTGGTGATGAACTAATTCAG ACTTACATATATGAAGGAGTCGAAGCCAAGCGGATCTTTAAGAAGGAATAA